The nucleotide sequence CGAGGTCAGCGCGGACTCCAGGTCATAGACATCGGTTTTCGGGTAGGTGCGTACGGTCTTGGTCAGCGCCTTGTGATCGTCGGGGGTGAATGCCCGCAACGCGTGCTGAACCCGGGCGCCGAGCTGGGACAGCACGTCCTTGGGCAGGTCGGTCGGCAATTGGGTGCAAAAGAACACCCCGACGCCCTTGGAGCGAATCAGCTTGACGGTTTGCTCGACCTGCTCCAGGAAGGCTTTGGAGGCGTCGCTGAACAGCAAGTGCGCCTCGTCGAAGAAGAACACCAGCTTCGGCTTGTCCAGATCCCCCACCTCGGGCAGATAGGTGAACAGGTCGGCCAGCACCCACATCAGGAAGGTGGAGAACAACACCGGGCGCAGGGACTGACTCCCCAGCTCGAGCAGAGAGATGATGCCCCGGCCCTGGCCGTCGACACGAAGCAGGTCATCGGGTCTGAGTTCCGGCTCGCCGAAGAAGCTGTCGGCGCCTTCGGCCTCCAGGTTGACCAACGCCCGAAGAATGACGCCGGCCGTCGTCGGAGATACCGCGCCAAGAGATTTCAGCTCGGCCTTGCCCTCATCACTGATCAGATGCGTGATGACCGCACGCAGGTCTTTGAGGTCCAGCAGCGGAAGTTCCCGCTGGTCGGCCCAGTGAAAGATCAGTCCAAGCGTCGATTCCTGGGTGGCGTTAAGTCCCAACACCTTTGCCAGCAGGATCGGGCCGAAGCTGGAAATGGTGGCGCGCACCGGAACGCCCACCCCGCCGGCACCCAGCGACAGGAACTCCACCGGAAATGCGGTGGGCGTCCACGCATCCCCGGTCTCTTCGGCCCGCGCCGCCAGCTTGTCATCGGTCTGCCCGGCTCGAGACAGGCCGGACAGGTCTCCCTTCACGTCGGCCATCAGCACGGACACCCCTGCCGCGCTGAGTTGCTCGGCGATCAGCTGCAGCGTCTTGGTTTTTCCGGTACCGGTGGCCCCAGCTACCAGACCGTGCCGGTTGACAGTGGCCAGCGGAATGCGAATCTGTGCAGCTGGGTCCGCCTCGCCATCGATCACGACGCTGCCCAGCTGAAGCGCTTGACCGTCCACGTCGTAGCCGGCTGCGATCCGCTGCGCCGGCCCCACCTGCCCGTCGGGCCCATCGGTACTCATCGTTGCCGCGCCCCCTTTTCCCAGTGGTTCCGGCGTGCAGTTGGGGAAAGCATCACACTACTTTGCCGGGGGCAGGCGGGGTGCGAGCCGGGCGTGGGCCTTAGTCTGAGCGCTGTGCGTGAGGAATTGGTATGGATCGACTGTGAAATGACCGGACTGGATCTTGGGTCGGACAAGTTGATCGAGATCGCCGCACTGGTCACCGATGCCGACCTAAACATCCTGGGAGACGGCGTGGACGTAGTGATCCACGCCGACGACGCCGCGTTGTCCTCGATGGTCGACGTGGTCGCCGACATGCACTCGCGCTCCGGGCTGACCGAAGAGGTGCGGGCATCCACGGTCGACATGGCCACCGCCGAGGCGATGGTGCTCGACTACATCGGTGAACATGTGAAGCAACCCAAGACAGCGCCCCTGGCCGGGAACTCGATCGCCACCGACCGCTCGTTCATCGCCCGCGACATGCCGGCGCTGGACGCATTTCTGCACTACCGGATGATCGATGTCAGCTCCATCAAGGAACTGTGCCGGCGCTGGTATCCGCGTATCTACTTCGGACAGCCGCCCAAAGGGCTGGCGCACCGGGCGCTAGCCGACATCCACGAATCCATCCGGGAGCTGCAGTATTACCGGCGTACCGCATTCGTACCCCAGCCGGGGCCCACTACCAGCGAAATCACCGCGGTAGTCGCCGATCTTCAGGGCGCGGACGACGCACCGGAGACAACCGATTCGGCCCAGGAGCGTCCGAGCGGCTAGTATCGACGTCGCCGTTGGTTAGTCCCCGTTGGGGGCGGGCGACGGCCATGGTGAGTGTAGTTCAGTTGGTAGAGCACCAGGTTGTGATCCTGGGGGTCGCGGGTTCGAGTCCCGTCACTCACCCCACTGGTCAGAGGGCGTTTCCCGCCCTCTGACCTTTTGTTTTGGATGGCCCTCGAGACGCCCTCATGACGCCGTTGGAGACCCGGAGCCGGTTTGGGTGTCTGCGCGCATCTCGTGGATTCGTTGCGATCTGGCCAAGATCAGGCCGCTGACCAGCAGCACCCACGCGGGAAACATCAGCGTCACCCACATGCTGACGTCACTGACGGTCAACAGGGCCGCGGCGGCCAGGTAACTGATTCCGGCCAGCCAGCGCGGCATCAAGCCGGTCCGCAGCCAGATCGTCGCCAGCGAGATCATGAACACCGCCGCCATCCGCAGCGCGTAGGTCTTGCTGGCAGTCAGCACCACCGCCTTGCCAAACCTGACCACCTCGGCATGCGCGGCCGGGTCGACGACATTGGCATTGCTGGCCACCAGCCCGGCCGACGCCGCCGTCATGACGAAGATCATCGCCAAGAACAGCAAGCCGCTGCCCAGAAACACCGTCGCGAAAAACCGGTCCTCATAGCGGCCGAAGCCATCACGCACCACCCCGATGAACCACAAGAAGCTGATCCCCGCAAACGGCATCAGCACGGCAGCGGTCGCGATCCCGCCGTGCTCGTTGTTGAGCCAGCCCGCGGTATCCCCCTCTCCCTCAGGCATTCTGGTGCGAATCAGGATGATGACGGCGCCGAACAACAGCGCAAAGACCACTCCGGCCAGCGCCGCGGCTCGGGGGGTCGTCAACGGGTGCAGTGATGCCTGCGGTGGTGGATGCACGGCCTCATCCTTTCAAAGCTGCACGCACTGGCGCGGGGGTTTGAGCCGCTCCCGCTTGGACGCACCCAAATATCTTGGCGTACCACGAAGTTGGGCTCCGCTTCGCGACCCGACGGGAGATGCCTGATCGTATTACCGGAATCCGGCGAGCGCGATCCGCAACGCTTGGTCCATCTGGACGTGAAAGATCGGGCTGGACGGCGGATCCGTGCTCAGCCAGCGATCGAATACGAATTTCACTGTGCCCAGGCTGGTGTGGACCAGCAATGCCGGTCGAATGTCGATGCGCGCGTCGACTCCCATTCGGGAAGCGACGTGCTCGATGAACTGGTGCTGGTCGTCTTCGCTCACCAAAGCCGACTTGCTCAACAGGTAGGGAGCGGTCGCGATCGCCCGGCGCCAGGTATCCAGTTTGAGATCACCGGCGTCCCTGGCGTAGCTGACGAACAACGCGATCAAAGCCTCGACCGCGGATTCATCCGCGGGCCAGCTGCGGTAGGAGCTGACGATCTCGGTGATGGCCTGCCGGACCGGATCGACCAGCAGTCCCTCCTTGGTGGGGGCGTGCCGAAAGTAGGTGCTGATGGAGACTCCAGCCGCCGCGGCAATGTCTTCGGTCGTCACCGCATCGAATCCACGCTCGGCAAAGAGTCGGTGGGCGGTCTGCTGAATCAGCGAAAACAACTCGGCGCGCCGCCGGTCTCGCAGCGAACCAATGTTTGCTGGGTTCATACCATCACCCTCGGACGCCATCCCGGAACAGCAAGGCGATTATGCCTTCCGCGCTGATGGTAGATCATCGCGGATGAACGTTTCTACACTATTGAAAGTGCCTATCGACTAGGCTAGCGTGTTACCGCATACCGTACTGAGCTGCAGAGTCGCGGAACCCGAGCGCGCAACCCAAGGCAAGACTCGCTCCATGGCGCCCGATAACTTCTGCTGGACGATGTAGGACAAAAGCGGTGGGGAGGGCGCCAATGGAGTCGGGCGCTAGCACGCGATGAGGCGCGGCTTGGGTTTGCTCACGACGCCGTTGGTTGCACCGCGATGACCACCCAACCCGAGCCCGCACTGCTCGGTTCACGCAATGACGACGGCGTTGCCGCCATCGGTGACTGGGCCGCCGGCTACGTTAGGCGCCACCCACTAGCCGCACTCACCACCGTCGGTCAACAGTTCGTCCTCGGGGTGCGCACCATCCAATACTTCTTCGTCGATCTGGTCACCGGCCGCTTCCAGTGGCAAGAGTTCGTCCGCCAAGGCGCCTTCATGGCAGGGACCGCGGTGCTGCCGACGATCCTGGTTTCGCTGCCGATCAGCGTCACGTTGTCGATTCAGTTCGCGCTGCTCGCCGGCCAGGTCGGGGCAACCTCCCTAGCCGGAGCCGCCAGCGGCCTGGCGGTCATCCGGCAAGGAGCCTCGCTGGTGGCGGCCGTCCTGATGGCGTCGGCTGTCGGATCGGCCATCACCGCCGACCTAGGTTCGCGAACGATGCGCGAAGAGACCGACGCCATGGAAGTCATGGGCGTATCGGTGATCCGGCGCCTGGTGGTGCCGCGCTTTGCCGCCGCGATCATGATCGGTGTCGCGCTGACCGGTGTCGTGTGCTTCGTCGGCTTTTTCGCCAGCTACATGTTCAACGTGTACTTCCAGAACGGGGCACCGGGCAGCTTCGTGGCAACGTTCGCGTCTTTCGCGACGACCGACGACATGTTTCTGGCGCTGTTCAAGGCCGTCATCTTCGGCGCCATCGTGGCGGTCGTATCGGCCCAGAAGGGCCTGTCCACCAAGGGCGGGCCGACGGGCGTGGCGAACTCGGTGAACGCGGCGGTCGTCGAGTCGATCCTGGTGCTGATGATCGTCAACGTCTCGATCAGCCAGTTGCACGTCATGCTGGCTCCCCGGACGGGGCTGTGACATGACGGTTTCCGCCTACCGGCCGCTAGCGCCCATCACCGAGCAGGTGGTTCGGCTCTACCGCAGGACCACCAAGCCGATCATTCGGCTGGGCCACATGCTGGTCTTCTTCTTCCGGGCACTGGCCGGAGTGCCGATCGCGGTGCGCCAATACCGCGGCGAGTTTCTGCGGCTGTTGTCCAACATCACCTGGGGCAACGGCTCGATTGTGGTGGGGGGCGGTACCGCCGGGGTGGCGGTGGTGCTCGGCATGACCGTTGGCGCGCTGCTGGGCATCGAGGGTTACAACTTCCTCGATCTGCTTGGCCTGGGCCCCGCAACCGGCTTGATCTCATCGTTGGTCAACACCCGCGAGCTGGCTCCCCTGATGGCGTCACTGGCGTTTGCGATGCAAGCCGGCTGCCGGTTCACCGCACAGCTGGGTTCGATGCGCATCGCCGAAGAGATCGACGCGATGGAATCGATTGCGATCCGCCCGATCCCGTTCTTGGTGACGACTCGCCTGGTTGCCTCGATCGTCGCGATGATCCCGCTTTATGCCGCTTGTCTGGCCATCGGCTACCTGACCACCCAAGTGGTGGTCGGCATCAGCAGCGGGAGCTCCACCGGCTCCTATTTGCACTACTTCTCGCTGATGCTGGCCGGTCAGGACATCTTCTATTCGTTGCTCAAGACCGTCATCTTCGTGTGGATCGCCTCCACTATCCAGTGCTACTACGGCTTCTACGCCAGCGGCGGCCCCGAGGGGGTCGGTGTTGCCGCGGGACACGGCATGCGGGCCAGCATCACCGTCGTGATCATGGTGAACATGCTGATCACCATGGCACTGTGGGGCGTCGACTCCGGGGCACGGTTCGGCGGCTAGGTAGATGGTCAGGTTGATGACAGATGCCCAATTCCATTGAGTCCGACGGGCGTGGCCCGTCGGATCGCCAGCTGATCGGCATCGGACTGGTGGTTGTGCTGCTGGCGGCGGTGCTGACTATTGCGCTGCTGGTCAAATCGACCGGCCGGCTCAACGACTACGTGCGCGTAACCGCGGACCTGCGCAACGTGGGCGACGGCCTGCCCAAGAGATCTGACGTCAAGTATCACGGCGTGCTGGTGGGCATGGTGGACGACGTGGCTCCGGCGGCCAACGGGCGTCCCAACTACGTCCACATCAATCTCAAACCCGATTACGCCGCATCGATTCCGGCGGCGGTAACCGCTCGCGTCGTGCCCAGTAGCGTTTTCGCCGTGTCGTCGGTGCAGCTGATCGATGTCCCCGCACCGCGTGGTCACCAACCTGCCATCCGGACCGGGGCGCACATCCCCGAAGACAGCCGGCTACCCACGGTACTTTTTCAAACCACCGTCAGTAAGCTGCGCGATCTGCTCGCTGCGGCCGGACGCGGTCGTGAGGATAACTCGCTGGGAATCCTCGCTGCGATCGCGGCCGCCACCGACCACCGCCGTGCGGCCTTACTCAGCGGTGGAGCTCAGCTCAATCGCCTTCTCGATCAAGTCAATTCGATCGTCGCCACCGATTCGGAACCCTCAACGGTCGCCGCGCTCATCGACGCGACCCGTGGATTGCAGGCCAGCGCACCCGAACTCGTCGAGGCGTTGCACCAGGCCGTGGAGCCGATGAAGACGTTCGCCGAGACCCGTGCACAGCTCGCCGCCCTGCTCGCCGGCGCCGACCACACCATCGGGACCGCGCAGCAATCGTTGGGCAACCACATCGATCAGCTGATCCAGATCACCACCGACTTCACTCCGGTGCTGGGCGTGCTGGCGCAGGAGTCCGACAATTTTCTGCCCGCGGTCATCAAACTGGACAACCTGGCCACCAAGTTCATGGACGAAGTCTGGATGCCCGAGAACAACACCGGAAACATGCGGGTGAACCTGTCGTTCACGCCCAGCCACTCATACACGCGCGCGGACTGCCCGCGCTACGGCGAACTCAAGGGGCCCAGCTGCTTCACGGCGCCGCTGGTTCCGGTCCGGCCCGATCTACCGGAAGTGCTGCTGCCGCAGAACTATCAACCACCCAAAGATCTGGCACCGCCGCCGGGGACCGCCGTCGGGCCAGACGGCAACCTGGTGGCCCTCGGCCCGCCGCTGATCAACCCGAGCCCCAATCTGACCGATCCCAATCCACCGTTGCCCACATGGTTGACTCCATCGCCGCGGGTGCCGGGGACCGGGGACCCTGACGATGCGCCACCCGCGCCACCAGGGCCCGCTGCGCCGTCGGCATTCGGCGGCAACGTCGGTCCCGTCGGCAGCCGCCAGGAGCGCGACGCACTCGCCCTGATCACTGGCCGGCCCGCCACCGTCGCCACCGAATTGCTGCTGGGACCGCTCGCCCGTGGGACGGTTGTGTCGCTACGTAATTCGGGTGCGGGTGGGGAGCCACGATGAAGTTTCGCGGTCCGCTCATCGGGCTTTCCCTATTCATGGTCGTTGCGGTGGCACTCACCTGGATGGTCTATGTCAGCCTGCGACGTGAAGTCGCCGGAAAGACCGTGGCGTATGCGGCGGTGTTCACCGACGTGTACGGGCTGCGTGAAGGCGACGACGTCCGCATGGCCGGCGTTCGGGTCGGCCGAGTCGAAAAGATCGACCTTGAAGGGAAACTGGCGAAGGTACGGTTCGTTGTACAAAACGAGCAACGACTCTTCGGCAACACGGTCGCCTCGGTGACCTACCAGAACATCGTCGGGCAACGTTACCTCGGGCTGTCGTTGGGCAAGAAGGGCAGTCCGGATCAGCTCGCGCCGGGCAGTGTCATCCCCGTGCAGCGCACCGAACCATCCTTCGACGTCACGGCGCTGCTCAACGGTTACGAGCCGCTGTTCAGCCTGTTGAACCCACGTGACGCCGACAACCTCACCAAGGGCATCATCGAGTCGCTGCAGGGCGACACCTCCTCGCTGGCCACATTGGTCAGCCAGACATCCACGCTCACCGAGACATTCGCCGGCCGCGACCAGGCGCTTGGCGATGTGATCACCAACCTGAACAAGGTGATCTACAACCTGGCTCAGCAGAACGACAACCTCGACGGCGTGATCACCGATACCCGGGAGGTGGTGTCCACCCTCGACCAGCGCCGTCCAGAGCTGGTTTCCTCAATCGGCTCCCTGGCCCGGGTACTAGAGCGACTATCCGCCTCCGCCAACGACGTATACCCGCAACTGCGTGAGTTCATCGACCGCCAGCCCGGCGCCATCCGCCATATTCTCAGCGTCGAGCCCCAGGTGGCATTCTTCGGCGACAACATTCCGCTGCTGTTGAAAGGACTAACCCGCGTAGGCAACCGGGGCGCCTACGGCAACGCATACGTATGCGACATCAACGCCTTCGGATTCTTCCCCGGCCTCAACGACGTCATGCCGATCATCGTCAACGCCGCGACCCCGGGGAACCAAGCCCGGCACACGCCGCGATGCCGGAGCATGGCTGATGGCTGATTCATCGCTGCGCCAACGGCTTTCCGCGTTGCAGAGGCGCCCGCTGGAGAGCTACAACAAGACCTGGCTGGGGTTTGCCGCCGTCGCGGTGGTCGCGGTGGTGATCGCGGCCATGCTGGTGGTGCATCTGGTCGGAGCCGGATATCGGCGCTATACGGCGGAGTTTCTGCAGGCGGCTGCGCTGCGAGCCGGTAACCCGATCGCCATCGCGGGCATCCCGGTCGGCACCGTCACCAGCATGAGGCTCGTCGGTGATCACGTCGAGGCGGGTCTGCGGATCCGCGATGACGTGGTGCTGGGCAAGGACTCCACGGCCACCATCAGAGTCACCACCATTCTCGGATCCCGCTATCTGGCCATCGAGCCCGACGGCGCGGCGTCGCTTCCCGACAACACCTTCGACTTGGCACACACCGCGGTTCCCTACGATCTGCAGGCCGCGTTGAAAGACGCGACAACAACTTTCGAGCAGGTCGACTCGGACCGATTCGCGCAGTCGCTTACCGTGCTGGGCAGGCAGCTCGACAAGCTACCCCCGGTGGTGCCGCAGGCGGTGGCCAACATCGACTCGCTGTCCTCGATCATCGCCACCCGCCGCGATCAATTGGGCCAGCTGCTCGAGAGCACCGAGCAGGTCACCAATACCTTGCGTCGGCAGCTTTCCACCATCGGCGGCCTGGTCAACCAGGGACAGGACCTGATGGGCCAGTTCGTCGCGCGGCGCGCCGTCTTCCACGCGATGATGCGATCCCTCGACAGCTTCGTCGGCACCTTGCGCCAGATCATCGGCGACCGCCCGGGCGTGGATGCGCTGCTGAAAGACATGCGCGAGTTCACCGGCCTGTTGGCACAACACGACGACCTGTTGAGCAATCTGCTGCAGATCAGCCCGATCTTCTTCCGCGAGGCGACCAACATCACCGGCGATGGCAACGCCGTCAACTTCAACGCACCCAATGGCCTGCTGCTGGTGGATTCATGGATGTGTGCCATCAGCGGCCGCGCCGAGCAGTTCGGGATGATTCCCTATTTCAAGGACTGCAAATGACAACCAGCAAGGTCAAGATCCTCGCCGTCGTCGCCGCCGTGCTGGCGGTGGTCGCGCTGGCCGGTGCCGGGTGGTGGCGGATGGGTGCGGATGATGAC is from Mycobacterium marinum and encodes:
- a CDS encoding helicase HerA-like domain-containing protein translates to MSTDGPDGQVGPAQRIAAGYDVDGQALQLGSVVIDGEADPAAQIRIPLATVNRHGLVAGATGTGKTKTLQLIAEQLSAAGVSVLMADVKGDLSGLSRAGQTDDKLAARAEETGDAWTPTAFPVEFLSLGAGGVGVPVRATISSFGPILLAKVLGLNATQESTLGLIFHWADQRELPLLDLKDLRAVITHLISDEGKAELKSLGAVSPTTAGVILRALVNLEAEGADSFFGEPELRPDDLLRVDGQGRGIISLLELGSQSLRPVLFSTFLMWVLADLFTYLPEVGDLDKPKLVFFFDEAHLLFSDASKAFLEQVEQTVKLIRSKGVGVFFCTQLPTDLPKDVLSQLGARVQHALRAFTPDDHKALTKTVRTYPKTDVYDLESALTSLGIGEAVVTVLSEKGVPTPVAWTRMRAPRSLMGAIGSEAIRAVAQASPLQAVYGQTIDRESAHEILSAKYAPATEAAEPPTTAPQPPRGKYDPLPWPQDFDLPPMPTPVEPQGPPLWEEVLKNPTVKSAINTAAREFTRSIFGTGRRRRK
- the orn gene encoding oligoribonuclease, giving the protein MREELVWIDCEMTGLDLGSDKLIEIAALVTDADLNILGDGVDVVIHADDAALSSMVDVVADMHSRSGLTEEVRASTVDMATAEAMVLDYIGEHVKQPKTAPLAGNSIATDRSFIARDMPALDAFLHYRMIDVSSIKELCRRWYPRIYFGQPPKGLAHRALADIHESIRELQYYRRTAFVPQPGPTTSEITAVVADLQGADDAPETTDSAQERPSG
- a CDS encoding TetR/AcrR family transcriptional regulator codes for the protein MNPANIGSLRDRRRAELFSLIQQTAHRLFAERGFDAVTTEDIAAAAGVSISTYFRHAPTKEGLLVDPVRQAITEIVSSYRSWPADESAVEALIALFVSYARDAGDLKLDTWRRAIATAPYLLSKSALVSEDDQHQFIEHVASRMGVDARIDIRPALLVHTSLGTVKFVFDRWLSTDPPSSPIFHVQMDQALRIALAGFR
- a CDS encoding MlaE family ABC transporter permease; its protein translation is MTTQPEPALLGSRNDDGVAAIGDWAAGYVRRHPLAALTTVGQQFVLGVRTIQYFFVDLVTGRFQWQEFVRQGAFMAGTAVLPTILVSLPISVTLSIQFALLAGQVGATSLAGAASGLAVIRQGASLVAAVLMASAVGSAITADLGSRTMREETDAMEVMGVSVIRRLVVPRFAAAIMIGVALTGVVCFVGFFASYMFNVYFQNGAPGSFVATFASFATTDDMFLALFKAVIFGAIVAVVSAQKGLSTKGGPTGVANSVNAAVVESILVLMIVNVSISQLHVMLAPRTGL
- a CDS encoding MlaE family ABC transporter permease; translated protein: MTVSAYRPLAPITEQVVRLYRRTTKPIIRLGHMLVFFFRALAGVPIAVRQYRGEFLRLLSNITWGNGSIVVGGGTAGVAVVLGMTVGALLGIEGYNFLDLLGLGPATGLISSLVNTRELAPLMASLAFAMQAGCRFTAQLGSMRIAEEIDAMESIAIRPIPFLVTTRLVASIVAMIPLYAACLAIGYLTTQVVVGISSGSSTGSYLHYFSLMLAGQDIFYSLLKTVIFVWIASTIQCYYGFYASGGPEGVGVAAGHGMRASITVVIMVNMLITMALWGVDSGARFGG
- a CDS encoding MlaD family protein — protein: MPNSIESDGRGPSDRQLIGIGLVVVLLAAVLTIALLVKSTGRLNDYVRVTADLRNVGDGLPKRSDVKYHGVLVGMVDDVAPAANGRPNYVHINLKPDYAASIPAAVTARVVPSSVFAVSSVQLIDVPAPRGHQPAIRTGAHIPEDSRLPTVLFQTTVSKLRDLLAAAGRGREDNSLGILAAIAAATDHRRAALLSGGAQLNRLLDQVNSIVATDSEPSTVAALIDATRGLQASAPELVEALHQAVEPMKTFAETRAQLAALLAGADHTIGTAQQSLGNHIDQLIQITTDFTPVLGVLAQESDNFLPAVIKLDNLATKFMDEVWMPENNTGNMRVNLSFTPSHSYTRADCPRYGELKGPSCFTAPLVPVRPDLPEVLLPQNYQPPKDLAPPPGTAVGPDGNLVALGPPLINPSPNLTDPNPPLPTWLTPSPRVPGTGDPDDAPPAPPGPAAPSAFGGNVGPVGSRQERDALALITGRPATVATELLLGPLARGTVVSLRNSGAGGEPR
- a CDS encoding MlaD family protein, whose product is MKFRGPLIGLSLFMVVAVALTWMVYVSLRREVAGKTVAYAAVFTDVYGLREGDDVRMAGVRVGRVEKIDLEGKLAKVRFVVQNEQRLFGNTVASVTYQNIVGQRYLGLSLGKKGSPDQLAPGSVIPVQRTEPSFDVTALLNGYEPLFSLLNPRDADNLTKGIIESLQGDTSSLATLVSQTSTLTETFAGRDQALGDVITNLNKVIYNLAQQNDNLDGVITDTREVVSTLDQRRPELVSSIGSLARVLERLSASANDVYPQLREFIDRQPGAIRHILSVEPQVAFFGDNIPLLLKGLTRVGNRGAYGNAYVCDINAFGFFPGLNDVMPIIVNAATPGNQARHTPRCRSMADG
- a CDS encoding MCE family protein; its protein translation is MADSSLRQRLSALQRRPLESYNKTWLGFAAVAVVAVVIAAMLVVHLVGAGYRRYTAEFLQAAALRAGNPIAIAGIPVGTVTSMRLVGDHVEAGLRIRDDVVLGKDSTATIRVTTILGSRYLAIEPDGAASLPDNTFDLAHTAVPYDLQAALKDATTTFEQVDSDRFAQSLTVLGRQLDKLPPVVPQAVANIDSLSSIIATRRDQLGQLLESTEQVTNTLRRQLSTIGGLVNQGQDLMGQFVARRAVFHAMMRSLDSFVGTLRQIIGDRPGVDALLKDMREFTGLLAQHDDLLSNLLQISPIFFREATNITGDGNAVNFNAPNGLLLVDSWMCAISGRAEQFGMIPYFKDCK